CTGCCGTCAAGTAATAATCAAAAATTTTATGGCCGGCTATGCCGTCGTAACTTttgtaaaaaattattattttaacttgtctgtttaaatattatgtgacatattatatcttatttaaaatctATTCAGAATGGCGAATCTTccaaaattagagtttgttgCCTTGGATGTTTCGGggaataattatttatcatgggtCCTTGATGCGGAATTACACCTTAGTGCTAATGGCCTAAAAGATACTATTGACCCAGAAAAAATCTCAACTGTTGAACAAAATGCAAAAACAATTATCTTTCTTAGGCACCACATCCACGAATATCTAACATCTGAATACCTCACTATCAAAAATCCACTCACCCTTTGGAATAATCTCAAAGATAGATTTGATCAGCAGAAACTTGTTCACTTGCCATCTTCCCGATATGACTGGATTAATTTGAGGTTACGGGATTTCAAATCTATAGCTGAATATAATTCTACTCTTTTCAAGATAagctcaaaattaattttatgtggTGAAAATATTACTAATGCTGAAATGATTGAAAAGACCCTCTTAACCTTTCACCCCAACACTATGATCCTGGCTCAACAATTTAGGGAGCGGAATTTTCAGAAATATGGCGAGCTGATATCTCTCCTTCTTGTGGCTGAAAAGAATAATGAGTTGCTACTGAAAAATCATCAGATACGTCCCACATGCTCTGCCCAGTTACCTGAAGTACATAACACGTCATTCTTGAAGAATGAACGTGGGAAAGGGCATAGAGGAGAACAGAGTTATGGACGAAACCGTGGACGTGGAAATTTCCATGGTCGGTTTCACAATCAATATTATTCTGGCCACCTGAAGTGGCAACGTGATGGTTACAACTCTGGCCACCAGAAATGGCAACGTGAAGTGCCAAAAAAAAAGGCACCCCAAGAAGGAGAGAACCGAGGCATCTGTCATAGGTGCAGATCTGAGGGGCACTTGCAACGTACTTGTTGCACACCCAAACATCTTGTTGACCTCTACGAGTCATCCAAAAGGAATAATGGAAAGAGAGTAGAAACCAACTTCGCTAATTATAATCTAGTTAATGAACCAATCAATAAGGCTTCAAATGAAATAGACACTTGTGCTAAACTTTATTATGGTTTAGACGACTAGACTTCATATGTATTGTCttactttaattattttctttGTATTTTACTTATTTCCATTATGTACTCATTTTATGTACTTGTTTCATGTTGTTGTTCCATGTACTCGGTGTGTTTTTAATAAAGATATTTTTCATTTATATATGTATAGAGATGGAAGATATATGCATTGTTGACTGCGCAACCACACACACTATTTTACAGAGTCAGAAATACTTCTCACAATTTACTAAAACCAACTAACATGTCTGGACGGTATCGGGTACATCAAATATAATAGAAGGTTTTGGGAAAGCTAGTTTTCTTCTACCAAATAAGACACACATAAACATACAAGAGGCTCTATACTCTAGTAAGTCAACTAGAAACCTACTGAATTTTAAAGATATCCGTCTTAATGGGTTTCACGTTGAAACTACTAATGAGAATGAAAAGAATACCTTCTCATCACCTCAAACACCGTTGACAATAAAAGGGTATTAGAAAAATTTCACTCGGTTTCTTCAGGATTATATGTTACGAGTATAC
The sequence above is drawn from the Apium graveolens cultivar Ventura chromosome 2, ASM990537v1, whole genome shotgun sequence genome and encodes:
- the LOC141691514 gene encoding uncharacterized protein LOC141691514 produces the protein MANLPKLEFVALDVSGNNYLSWVLDAELHLSANGLKDTIDPEKISTVEQNAKTIIFLRHHIHEYLTSEYLTIKNPLTLWNNLKDRFDQQKLVHLPSSRYDWINLRLRDFKSIAEYNSTLFKISSKLILCGENITNAEMIEKTLLTFHPNTMILAQQFRERNFQKYGELISLLLVAEKNNELLLKNHQIRPTCSAQLPEVHNTSFLKNERGKGHRGEQSYGRNRGRGNFHGRFHNQYYSGHLKWQRDGYNSGHQKWQREVPKKKAPQEGENRGICHRCRSEGHLQRTCCTPKHLVDLYESSKRNNGKRVETNFANYNLVNEPINKASNEIDTCAKLYYGLDD